From one Cyanobacterium stanieri PCC 7202 genomic stretch:
- a CDS encoding glutamate synthase (NADH) large subunit (PFAM: Conserved region in glutamate synthase; GXGXG motif; Glutamate synthase central domain; Glutamine amidotransferases class-II~COGs: COG0069 Glutamate synthase domain 2~InterProIPR000583:IPR006982:IPR002932:IPR002489:IPR 017932~KEGG: cyc:PCC7424_3654 glutamate synthase (ferredoxin)~PFAM: glutamine amidotransferase class-II; glutamate synthase; ferredoxin-dependent glutamate synthase; glutamate synthase alpha subunit domain protein~PRIAM: Glutamate synthase (ferredoxin)~SPTR: Glutamate synthase (Ferredoxin)), with protein sequence MTVNNIPKKQGLYDPQNEHDACGVGFVVHKYGKKSHDTVQQALTILINLDHRGGCGAEPNTGDGAGILMQIPHGFMNEEAKKLGITLPPEGDYAVGMIFTSPNPEARQKARTAFEEVVAEEGQKVLGWRDVPTDNSDLGKSALISEPFVQQVFIAKNPNTTDNLAFERTLFVIRKRSHRAIKATNIDEYWYPATISSRTIVYKGMLTPAQVGKYYVDLNNPALETALALVHSRFSTNTFPSWERAHPYRYITHNGEINTLRGNTNWMHARQALFESDLFGEDMAKIQPIINIDGSDSLIFDNALEMLVLSGRSLPHAVMMMIPEPWTGHESMDADKKAFYQYHSCLMEPWDGPASIAFTDGKQIGAILDRNGLRPSRYTVTKDGLVIMASEAGVLPIEPERVESKGRLQPGQMFLVDMEAGRIVTDEEVKRAIVTEKPYQQWLDKNLYTLDDLPSPPTPLPEGEGSNGDLIPLQQTFGYTFEDLRMLLAPMATNGVEAIGAMGIDTPLAVLSDKPKLLYDYFKQLFAQVTNPPIDSIREAIITSPETTIGREGNLLNPQPESCHLIALKSPVITNEELAKLKNLTPPLSRGDGGDQSHQFKAETFPIVFNPKDGVKGLEQALQSLYAQVDQAIEQGCTHVILSDRTVDEHNAPIPALLAVSGLHHHLIRNGTRTLVGLILESGEPKEVHHFALLLGYGCGAINPYLAYETINQMIEEKLITGVDYDTAVYNYIKCVTKGVIKIASKIGISTIQSYRGAQIFESVGLNDSVIHKYFTGTASRLQGVDLAVIAEETIMRHNHGFPQRQVNGHTLDVGGEYQWRKDGEAHLFNPQTIHTLQQAVREGDYQLFKAYSQMINDHGKHYFRLRDLLEFKQRESIPIQEVEPIENIMRRFKTGAMSYGSISKEAHESLAIAMNRIGGKSNTGEGGEDPERYTWTNEQGDSKNSAIKQVASGRFGVNSLYLSQAKEIQIKMAQGAKPGEGGQLPGKKVYPWIAKVRYSTPGVGLISPPPHHDIYSIEDLAELIHDLKNANRNARINVKLVSEVGVGTIASGVAKAKADVVLISGYDGGTGASPKTSIKHAGLPWELGLAETHQTLLLNNLRSRIVVETDGQMKTGRDIAIATLLGAEEYGFSTAPLVSLGCIMMRVCHLNTCPVGVATQNPELRAKFTGDPAHTVNFMKFIAQEMREIMAQLGFRTVDEMVGRTDVLEPKGAIDHWKAKGIDISPILYQPEIDPTVSRHCTIKQNHDLEKSLDMTTLLDLCKGAIEKGEKVTATLPIKNTNRVVGTILGNEITKNHWQGLPEDTVHLHFVGSAGQSLGAFVPKGVTLELEGDANDYIGKGLSGGKIIVYPDKKATFCAEENIIVGNVAFYGATSGEAYISGIAGERFCVRNSGVTAVVEGVGDHGCEYMTGGKVVIIGATGRNFAAGMSGGVAYILDEKGDFATRCNTEMVGLETLEDASEIAELKQLITNHQQLTHSKKAEKVLANWDENISKFVKVMPRDYKRVLEALKEAIDSGLSGDDALNAAFEANSQDVARVGGS encoded by the coding sequence ATGACCGTAAATAATATACCCAAAAAACAAGGATTATACGATCCACAAAATGAACATGATGCCTGTGGTGTGGGCTTCGTAGTGCATAAATACGGGAAAAAATCTCACGATACAGTACAACAAGCATTAACAATTCTCATCAACCTTGACCATCGGGGAGGCTGTGGTGCCGAACCCAACACAGGAGATGGCGCGGGGATACTAATGCAAATTCCCCACGGCTTTATGAATGAGGAAGCGAAAAAACTAGGAATTACCCTCCCCCCCGAAGGAGATTATGCCGTAGGGATGATCTTCACCTCCCCCAACCCAGAAGCAAGACAGAAAGCCAGAACAGCCTTTGAAGAAGTGGTCGCCGAAGAAGGGCAGAAGGTATTAGGTTGGCGGGATGTACCCACTGATAATTCTGATTTGGGAAAAAGTGCCTTAATTAGTGAGCCTTTTGTGCAACAGGTATTCATCGCCAAAAACCCCAACACGACGGATAATCTTGCTTTCGAGCGCACCTTATTTGTGATTAGGAAGCGATCGCACCGTGCCATTAAAGCTACTAACATCGATGAATATTGGTATCCTGCCACCATTTCCAGCCGCACCATCGTATATAAAGGAATGCTCACCCCCGCCCAGGTAGGCAAATACTATGTTGATCTCAATAATCCAGCCCTAGAAACAGCCCTCGCCTTAGTTCATTCCAGATTTAGTACCAATACCTTCCCCAGTTGGGAAAGGGCACACCCCTACCGCTACATCACCCACAACGGCGAAATTAATACCCTTCGAGGTAACACCAACTGGATGCACGCCCGACAAGCCCTCTTTGAGTCCGACTTATTTGGGGAAGACATGGCAAAAATCCAACCCATCATTAACATTGATGGTAGTGACTCCCTCATCTTTGATAATGCCCTGGAAATGTTGGTATTAAGTGGGCGTAGCCTTCCCCATGCCGTGATGATGATGATTCCTGAACCCTGGACGGGGCATGAATCCATGGATGCAGACAAAAAAGCCTTTTATCAATATCACTCCTGCTTGATGGAGCCTTGGGATGGCCCTGCCTCCATCGCCTTTACCGATGGTAAACAAATCGGCGCCATTTTAGATCGCAACGGTTTACGCCCCTCCAGATATACCGTCACCAAAGATGGTTTAGTCATCATGGCATCAGAAGCAGGGGTATTACCCATCGAACCAGAAAGGGTGGAATCCAAAGGAAGACTGCAACCCGGACAGATGTTTTTGGTGGATATGGAAGCAGGGCGCATCGTAACGGATGAGGAAGTAAAAAGGGCGATCGTCACGGAAAAACCTTATCAACAATGGCTTGACAAAAATTTATACACCCTCGATGATTTGCCCTCACCCCCAACCCCTCTCCCCGAGGGCGAGGGGAGTAACGGGGATCTAATTCCTCTCCAACAAACCTTCGGTTATACCTTTGAAGACTTGCGGATGTTACTCGCACCCATGGCAACTAATGGGGTAGAGGCGATCGGTGCCATGGGCATAGATACCCCCCTAGCGGTGTTGAGTGATAAACCCAAATTGTTATACGACTACTTCAAACAACTTTTTGCCCAAGTAACCAACCCCCCCATCGACTCCATCCGAGAAGCCATTATTACCTCCCCCGAAACCACCATCGGCAGGGAAGGAAATCTGCTCAATCCCCAACCCGAAAGCTGTCACCTCATCGCCCTAAAAAGCCCTGTTATCACCAATGAGGAACTAGCCAAACTCAAGAATCTGACACCCCCCTTATCAAGGGGGGACGGGGGGGATCAATCCCACCAATTCAAAGCAGAAACCTTCCCTATCGTGTTCAACCCCAAAGATGGGGTAAAAGGACTAGAACAAGCCTTGCAGAGCCTTTATGCACAGGTAGATCAAGCTATTGAACAGGGATGCACCCATGTAATTTTGAGCGATCGCACCGTAGATGAACATAATGCCCCCATTCCTGCCCTCTTGGCGGTATCAGGGTTACACCATCATCTCATCCGCAACGGCACCCGCACCCTTGTGGGCTTAATCCTTGAATCAGGAGAACCCAAAGAAGTTCACCATTTCGCCCTCCTCCTTGGTTATGGTTGCGGTGCTATTAATCCTTACCTCGCCTATGAAACCATTAACCAAATGATCGAGGAAAAATTGATCACAGGGGTAGATTACGACACCGCCGTCTATAACTACATCAAATGTGTTACCAAAGGGGTAATTAAAATCGCCTCCAAGATTGGTATTTCCACCATCCAAAGTTATCGAGGCGCCCAAATTTTCGAGTCCGTGGGCTTGAATGACAGTGTCATCCATAAATATTTCACTGGTACTGCTTCCCGTTTACAGGGGGTAGATTTGGCAGTAATTGCCGAGGAAACCATCATGCGTCATAACCACGGTTTCCCCCAAAGACAGGTAAATGGACATACCCTCGATGTGGGCGGTGAATATCAATGGCGTAAGGATGGAGAAGCCCACCTTTTCAATCCCCAAACCATCCATACCCTACAACAAGCGGTAAGGGAGGGGGATTATCAACTATTTAAAGCCTACTCCCAGATGATCAATGATCATGGTAAGCATTATTTCCGTTTACGGGATTTATTGGAATTTAAGCAACGGGAATCTATCCCCATCCAGGAAGTGGAACCCATTGAGAATATCATGAGACGGTTTAAAACGGGGGCGATGAGCTATGGTTCAATTTCCAAAGAAGCCCATGAATCCCTCGCCATTGCCATGAATCGTATCGGTGGTAAATCTAACACAGGGGAAGGGGGAGAAGACCCCGAGCGCTACACTTGGACTAATGAGCAAGGAGACTCGAAAAATAGTGCCATTAAGCAGGTGGCTAGTGGACGTTTTGGGGTAAATAGTCTTTATCTTTCCCAAGCCAAGGAAATCCAAATTAAAATGGCACAGGGTGCGAAACCGGGAGAAGGGGGACAGTTACCCGGTAAAAAGGTTTACCCTTGGATTGCTAAGGTGCGTTATTCTACCCCTGGGGTGGGTTTAATCTCTCCTCCTCCTCACCATGACATCTATTCCATTGAGGATTTGGCGGAGTTAATCCATGATTTGAAAAATGCTAACCGCAACGCCCGAATTAACGTGAAGTTGGTTTCTGAGGTGGGGGTAGGCACCATCGCCTCTGGGGTTGCGAAGGCCAAGGCTGATGTGGTTCTCATTTCTGGCTATGATGGTGGTACGGGGGCATCTCCCAAAACTTCCATTAAACACGCTGGATTACCGTGGGAATTAGGTTTGGCGGAAACCCATCAAACCCTATTGTTAAATAATCTCCGTAGTCGCATTGTGGTAGAAACTGATGGGCAAATGAAAACCGGGCGCGACATTGCGATCGCCACTTTGTTGGGTGCAGAAGAATATGGTTTTTCCACCGCCCCCCTCGTCAGTCTCGGCTGTATTATGATGCGTGTGTGTCATCTCAATACCTGCCCCGTGGGGGTTGCAACCCAAAACCCCGAACTCCGTGCCAAATTTACAGGAGATCCTGCCCATACGGTTAATTTCATGAAGTTTATTGCCCAAGAAATGCGGGAAATCATGGCACAGTTGGGTTTCCGTACAGTAGATGAAATGGTAGGACGTACAGATGTATTAGAACCCAAGGGTGCGATCGATCATTGGAAAGCCAAGGGTATTGATATATCACCCATCCTTTATCAACCTGAAATAGATCCTACTGTATCTCGTCATTGTACCATCAAACAAAATCATGATTTAGAAAAATCCCTCGATATGACTACCCTACTAGATTTGTGTAAAGGTGCGATCGAGAAAGGGGAAAAAGTTACCGCTACCCTCCCCATCAAAAATACTAATCGTGTGGTGGGAACAATTTTAGGTAACGAGATTACGAAAAACCACTGGCAAGGTTTACCAGAGGACACCGTGCATTTACACTTCGTCGGTAGTGCTGGGCAAAGTTTAGGCGCTTTTGTACCCAAGGGAGTTACCCTCGAGTTAGAAGGAGATGCCAATGACTATATCGGTAAAGGCTTAAGCGGTGGAAAAATCATCGTTTATCCTGACAAAAAAGCTACCTTCTGTGCCGAGGAAAATATTATTGTCGGTAACGTTGCCTTTTATGGTGCTACCAGTGGCGAAGCCTATATTTCGGGCATTGCGGGAGAGCGTTTTTGTGTGCGTAACTCAGGAGTCACCGCCGTAGTGGAAGGTGTGGGCGATCATGGTTGCGAATACATGACAGGGGGTAAAGTGGTTATTATCGGGGCTACAGGGCGCAATTTTGCCGCTGGTATGAGTGGCGGTGTTGCCTATATTCTCGATGAAAAAGGAGATTTTGCCACCCGTTGCAATACTGAGATGGTGGGCTTAGAAACCCTCGAAGATGCTTCAGAAATTGCCGAATTAAAACAATTAATTACTAATCATCAACAGCTTACCCATAGTAAAAAAGCGGAGAAAGTCCTCGCTAATTGGGACGAAAATATCAGTAAATTTGTCAAGGTAATGCCCCGTGATTATAAGCGTGTTTTAGAGGCACTCAAAGAAGCAATTGATTCTGGTTTGAGTGGTGATGATGCCCTCAATGCGGCATTTGAAGCCAATTCCCAAGATGTTGCCCGAGTAGGAGGCAGTTAA
- a CDS encoding ABC transporter related protein (PFAM: ABC transporter transmembrane region; ABC transporter~COGs: COG1132 ABC-type multidrug transport system ATPase and permease components~InterProIPR001140:IPR003439:IPR017940:IPR003593:IPR 017871~KEGG: cyc:PCC7424_4432 ABC transporter related~PFAM: ABC transporter related; ABC transporter transmembrane region~SMART: AAA ATPase~SPTR: ABC transporter related), translating to MTSKSSVSPLSRLLEYSPKYRGLIYRAVSCSVLNKVFDLAPPVLIGAAVDVVVEREASAIARFGFESVFSQLVVLTVLSVIIWTLESLFEYAYERLWRNLAQNIQHDMRLDAYSHIQNLELEYFENKSTGRLLSVLNDDINQLERFLDVGANEILQVLTTVIIIGLAFFILTPTTAWMAVVPIPIIIWGAIAFQKFLEPLYGDVREKVSLLNGRLSNNLSGITTIKSFTTETYEIERIKADSEAYRRSNQKAIAYSAAFVPLIRFVILAGFTSILLFGGLQVEAGTLAVGTYSVLVFMTQRLLWPLTRLGQTLDLYQRAMASTTRVMALLDTPIQIHSGDTPLSLADIQGDIHLKDVTFAYFEREPVLKNLNLHIPAGKTTAIVGSTGSGKSTIIKLLLRLYEINSGTITLDGTNIQEIVLYDLRKAIGLVSQDVFLFHGSVRENIAYGCPHATEEDVISAAKIAEAHEFIMELPQGYDTVVGERGQKLSGGQRQRLSIARAILKNPPILILDEATSAVDNETEAAIARSLQYITQDRTTIMIAHRLSTIRHADCIYVMERGKIIEQGKHEELITHNGIYQNLWQVQTGETFAEL from the coding sequence ATGACCTCAAAATCATCCGTTAGTCCCCTTTCACGATTGTTAGAATACTCTCCTAAATACCGTGGTTTAATTTATCGTGCGGTTAGTTGTTCGGTATTGAATAAGGTTTTTGATTTGGCGCCCCCTGTGTTAATCGGTGCGGCGGTGGATGTGGTGGTAGAAAGGGAAGCAAGTGCGATCGCCCGATTCGGTTTTGAGAGCGTTTTTTCTCAATTAGTGGTGTTAACGGTGTTGTCGGTGATCATTTGGACGTTGGAATCTTTATTTGAATATGCTTATGAGCGTTTATGGCGCAATTTAGCCCAAAATATCCAACATGACATGAGATTAGATGCTTATAGTCATATCCAAAATTTGGAATTAGAATATTTTGAGAACAAGAGTACGGGTCGTTTATTATCTGTTTTGAATGATGATATTAATCAGTTAGAAAGATTTTTGGATGTGGGCGCCAATGAAATTTTACAGGTACTAACTACAGTCATCATCATCGGTTTAGCCTTCTTTATCCTTACCCCTACCACCGCTTGGATGGCGGTTGTACCCATTCCCATCATCATTTGGGGGGCGATCGCCTTTCAGAAGTTTCTCGAGCCTCTATACGGTGATGTGAGGGAGAAAGTAAGCCTTTTAAATGGTCGTTTGAGTAATAATCTCAGTGGCATTACCACCATCAAAAGTTTTACCACCGAAACTTACGAAATAGAAAGAATAAAAGCCGACAGTGAAGCCTATCGTCGCAGTAACCAAAAGGCGATCGCCTATAGTGCCGCTTTTGTGCCTCTGATTCGTTTTGTGATCCTCGCAGGTTTTACCAGTATCCTGTTGTTTGGTGGCTTACAGGTAGAAGCAGGTACATTGGCAGTAGGTACCTATAGCGTACTCGTATTCATGACCCAACGACTACTATGGCCCCTTACCCGTCTTGGGCAAACCCTTGATTTATATCAAAGAGCCATGGCTTCTACCACAAGGGTAATGGCATTGTTAGATACCCCAATCCAAATTCACTCAGGAGATACTCCCCTCTCCCTAGCCGACATTCAAGGAGACATCCATTTAAAAGATGTTACCTTTGCTTATTTTGAAAGGGAACCTGTACTAAAAAATCTTAACCTTCATATCCCCGCAGGAAAAACCACCGCCATTGTTGGTTCTACAGGTTCAGGAAAAAGTACCATTATTAAGTTACTACTCAGACTCTACGAAATTAACTCAGGTACCATTACCCTTGATGGTACTAATATCCAAGAAATTGTACTTTATGATTTGCGCAAAGCCATCGGGCTAGTCAGTCAAGATGTATTTCTGTTCCATGGCAGTGTCAGAGAAAATATTGCCTATGGTTGTCCCCACGCCACCGAGGAAGATGTGATTTCTGCCGCCAAAATAGCAGAAGCCCACGAATTTATCATGGAATTACCCCAAGGTTATGATACTGTGGTCGGCGAAAGAGGACAAAAATTATCAGGAGGACAAAGACAAAGATTATCCATCGCTAGGGCAATTTTAAAAAATCCTCCCATTCTTATCCTTGATGAAGCAACCTCCGCCGTTGACAATGAAACCGAAGCTGCGATCGCCCGTTCCTTACAATATATCACCCAAGATCGTACCACCATTATGATCGCCCATCGTCTCTCCACCATCCGCCATGCTGATTGTATCTATGTTATGGAAAGAGGAAAAATTATCGAACAGGGTAAACATGAGGAATTGATCACCCATAATGGTATTTATCAAAATTTATGGCAAGTACAAACCGGGGAAACCTTCGCAGAACTTTAA
- a CDS encoding SNF2-related protein (PFAM: SNF2 Helicase protein; Helicase conserved C-terminal domain; SNF2 family N-terminal domain~COGs: COG0553 Superfamily II DNA/RNA helicase SNF2 family~InterPro IPR000330:IPR001650:IPR014021:IPR014001~KEGG: cyc:PCC7424_3806 non-specific serine/threonine protein kinase~PFAM: SNF2-related protein; helicase domain protein~SMART: DEAD-like helicase ; helicase domain protein~SPTR: Non-specific serine/threonine protein kinase) has protein sequence MSILRGSFIVKNHFKYFFIWSEEWKQLGTEKYDLQTRDIYNYPFQGKTLDNLFSTLDKYHLLTDAIKDKSLEIKKSSHQELVLFPVQKKPRSKTVVPLLYEQFVAIENKLSTVILYPWKVEGVKLNFLETISFLQQLPLNNEDYIGSDLRFWSHVYRWSLDLICRQKFLPTIDEHNKSFWQPLLDSNIDQVRLTKFVQTMPSLCRCYVESEESPTIDPQELILDFLTNIVDLQIRQLLEEPNLSSTDLTVEPWLNSLVQTDLNYCDLPSTDSKRLKMAFDHWTLPIQDNLITSDFQLSKKQYRICFKLNPPASSENNYDNWKLDYYLQAIDNPDFLVPSEQIWQHSHPELEIDDRTIENPQEILLKGLGLAAKIYPHIATSLEESMPNSCPLNAIDAYQFIRAFVWQLQDNGLGVILPDGLAEGAGEKRLGVKIEAKVNLKKGERLNLNSLLNYNLKVAVGDKVLTNKEFQNLLAQKSPIVEVDGQWLALQPADVKAAQDILDQANSNINLTVEDALRLSGGSGETIAKLPVVSFESSGALSELINSVNDYQKIKILPTPKTFKGDLREYQKAGFSWLYFLEKWNLGACLADDMGLGKTIQLIAFLLRLKQDKLLTKPCIIICPTSVMNNWAREIQKFAPTLKALIHHGEQRKKGKTFAKEASKHDVIITSYALVFRDLDALKGVDWQGVILDEAQNIKNPQAKQTQGIRQLDGDFRIALTGTPVENRLSELWSILEFLNPGYLGTQQFFQRRFTLPIEKYGDQDSLKTLRSLVQPFILRRLKTDKNIIQDLPEKQEMNVYCGLSPEQAHLYQSLVDDSLEKINDSKGIQRHGLVLTLLMKLKQVCNHPAHFLKENHLDFEPRSGKLLRLEEMLEEIVAEGDRTLIFTQFTEWGNLLQPYLEKKLGVDVMFLSGSTKIEKRQEMVDRFQNDPQGPPIFILSLKAGGTGLNLTKANHVFHFDRWWNPAVENQATDRAFRIGQTQNVQVHKFICSGTLEEKINDILESKKQLAEQTINSGEDWLTDLDSDQLRNLLVLDRNAVL, from the coding sequence ATGTCAATTTTGCGTGGTAGTTTTATTGTCAAAAATCATTTCAAATACTTTTTTATTTGGAGTGAGGAATGGAAACAATTAGGCACTGAAAAATACGATTTACAAACCAGAGACATTTACAATTATCCCTTTCAAGGTAAAACCTTAGATAATCTTTTCTCTACCCTAGACAAATACCATCTACTCACCGATGCCATTAAAGATAAGAGCCTTGAAATAAAAAAATCTAGCCATCAAGAATTAGTATTATTTCCTGTTCAAAAAAAACCCAGATCAAAAACCGTTGTTCCCCTTCTTTATGAGCAATTTGTGGCGATCGAAAATAAATTGAGTACCGTTATCTTATATCCTTGGAAAGTAGAAGGAGTAAAACTAAACTTTCTTGAAACCATCAGCTTTTTGCAACAATTACCCCTCAATAACGAAGACTATATCGGCTCAGATTTGAGATTTTGGAGCCATGTATATCGTTGGAGTTTAGATTTAATTTGTCGTCAGAAATTTTTACCGACTATCGACGAACATAATAAGAGTTTTTGGCAACCTTTATTAGATAGCAATATTGACCAAGTCAGGCTGACAAAATTTGTGCAAACCATGCCCTCTTTGTGCCGTTGCTATGTAGAATCTGAAGAATCACCCACCATTGATCCTCAAGAATTAATTTTAGACTTTTTAACCAACATTGTCGATTTACAAATTAGGCAATTATTAGAAGAACCTAATTTATCAAGCACCGATTTAACCGTTGAACCATGGTTAAATTCTTTGGTACAAACTGATTTAAATTATTGTGACTTGCCATCAACAGATAGTAAAAGATTAAAGATGGCTTTTGATCATTGGACATTACCTATTCAAGATAATTTAATTACCTCCGATTTTCAGCTTTCCAAAAAACAATATCGTATTTGTTTTAAATTAAATCCTCCTGCTAGTTCAGAAAATAATTATGATAATTGGAAATTAGATTATTATTTACAAGCCATTGATAATCCAGATTTTTTGGTACCTTCCGAGCAAATTTGGCAACATTCCCATCCTGAGTTGGAAATTGACGATCGCACCATAGAAAATCCCCAAGAAATCTTATTAAAAGGTTTAGGTTTAGCGGCTAAAATATATCCCCATATTGCCACGAGTTTGGAAGAATCCATGCCCAATAGTTGCCCATTAAATGCCATCGATGCCTATCAATTCATCCGTGCTTTCGTGTGGCAATTGCAGGATAACGGTTTGGGGGTTATCTTACCCGATGGACTCGCCGAAGGCGCCGGGGAAAAACGCTTGGGAGTAAAAATAGAAGCCAAGGTAAACCTGAAAAAAGGTGAGCGGTTAAACCTCAATAGCCTATTGAATTACAACCTCAAAGTTGCCGTAGGGGATAAAGTATTAACCAACAAAGAATTTCAAAACCTCTTGGCACAAAAATCCCCCATCGTGGAAGTGGATGGGCAATGGTTGGCATTGCAACCTGCGGATGTGAAAGCCGCCCAAGATATTTTAGACCAAGCCAATAGTAACATTAACCTAACCGTGGAAGATGCCCTGCGGTTGAGTGGAGGAAGTGGGGAAACCATCGCCAAATTACCCGTGGTATCCTTTGAAAGTAGCGGCGCTCTCTCGGAATTGATTAATAGCGTCAACGACTATCAAAAAATCAAAATCTTGCCCACACCCAAGACATTTAAAGGGGATTTACGGGAATATCAAAAGGCAGGTTTTAGTTGGTTATATTTCCTCGAAAAATGGAACTTAGGGGCTTGTTTGGCGGATGATATGGGTTTGGGTAAAACTATCCAGTTAATTGCCTTTTTGCTACGTCTGAAGCAGGATAAACTCTTGACCAAACCTTGCATTATTATCTGTCCTACTTCGGTGATGAATAACTGGGCGCGGGAAATCCAAAAATTTGCCCCCACCCTCAAGGCATTAATTCACCATGGAGAACAACGGAAAAAGGGTAAAACCTTCGCCAAGGAAGCGAGTAAGCATGATGTGATTATCACCAGCTATGCCCTCGTATTTCGTGATTTAGATGCCCTCAAGGGGGTTGATTGGCAGGGGGTCATTTTGGATGAGGCTCAAAATATTAAAAATCCCCAAGCAAAACAAACTCAAGGGATTCGACAGTTAGATGGTGATTTTCGCATCGCTTTAACGGGTACTCCTGTAGAAAATCGTTTGTCGGAATTATGGTCAATTTTAGAGTTTTTGAACCCCGGATATTTGGGTACTCAGCAATTTTTCCAACGGCGTTTTACTTTGCCCATCGAAAAGTATGGCGATCAAGATTCTTTGAAAACTTTACGCTCTCTAGTTCAGCCGTTTATTTTAAGGCGTTTGAAGACGGATAAAAATATTATTCAAGATTTACCCGAAAAGCAGGAGATGAATGTTTATTGTGGTTTATCTCCCGAACAGGCGCATTTATATCAAAGTCTGGTGGATGATTCCCTAGAGAAAATTAATGATAGTAAGGGAATCCAGCGTCATGGTTTGGTATTAACTTTGTTGATGAAGTTAAAACAGGTGTGTAACCATCCTGCCCATTTCTTGAAAGAAAATCACCTTGATTTTGAACCTCGCTCTGGGAAATTATTACGGTTAGAGGAAATGCTCGAGGAAATTGTGGCTGAAGGCGATCGCACCCTAATCTTTACCCAATTTACCGAATGGGGAAATCTACTGCAACCCTACCTCGAGAAAAAATTGGGAGTAGATGTGATGTTTTTATCAGGTAGTACCAAAATTGAAAAACGTCAGGAAATGGTAGATCGTTTCCAAAATGACCCCCAAGGGCCCCCTATCTTTATTCTATCCCTCAAGGCAGGGGGAACAGGATTAAACCTCACCAAAGCTAACCACGTTTTCCACTTCGATAGATGGTGGAATCCTGCGGTAGAAAATCAAGCCACTGATAGGGCATTTCGTATCGGACAAACCCAAAATGTACAGGTACATAAATTTATCTGTAGCGGTACATTGGAGGAGAAAATTAACGATATTCTCGAGAGTAAAAAACAACTGGCAGAACAAACCATTAACAGCGGTGAAGATTGGTTAACGGATTTGGATAGTGATCAACTCAGAAACTTACTGGTATTAGATCGTAACGCCGTTTTATAG